Proteins from one Drosophila gunungcola strain Sukarami chromosome 3R, Dgunungcola_SK_2, whole genome shotgun sequence genomic window:
- the LOC128257322 gene encoding protein D3: MDTAGIIPDIIDVKPATKATITYPSGVQVELGKELTPTQVKDQPTVVFDADAGSLYTIMLVDPDAPSREDPKFRELLHWLVINIPGNKVSEGQTIAEYIGAGPREGTGLHRYVFLVFKQNEKITTEKFVSKTSRTGRINVKARDYIQKYSFGGPVAGNFFQAQYDDYVKTLIETVQ; the protein is encoded by the coding sequence ATGGACACCGCCGGCATCATTCCCGACATCATCGACGTCAAGCCCGCCACGAAGGCCACCATCACCTATCCTTCTGGCGTTCAGGTTGAGCTGGGCAAGGAGCTGACTCCCACGCAGGTGAAGGACCAGCCAACGGTTGTGTTCGATGCCGATGCAGGATCGCTGTACACCATCATGCTGGTGGATCCCGATGCACCCAGCCGCGAGGACCCCAAGTTCCGCGAGCTGCTCCACTGGCTGGTGATTAACATTCCCGGCAACAAGGTGTCCGAGGGCCAGACCATCGCCGAGTACATCGGAGCCGGTCCCCGCGAGGGCACCGGTCTGCACCGCTACGTCTTCCTGGTGTTCAAGCAGAACGAGAAGATCACCACCGAGAAGTTCGTGTCGAAGACCAGCCGCACCGGCCGCATCAACGTCAAGGCCCGCGACTACATCCAGAAGTACAGCTTCGGCGGCCCCGTCGCCGGCAACTTCTTCCAGGCTCAGTACGATGACTACGTGAAGACCCTCATCGAGACGGTCCAGTAA
- the LOC128257309 gene encoding protein D3, translating into MDDIVPDVVDAVPAGTVQVTYGDDLQVRQGNELTPTQVKDVPNVSWSGLEGRSNLITLLMVDPDAPTRQDPKFREILHWAVVNIPGSNIDPSGGHPLAAYVGSGPPQGTGLHRYIFLLYRQENKIEETPTISNTTRAGRLNFNARDFAAKHGLGAPIAANYYQAQFDDYVLERNKTFTG; encoded by the exons ATGGATGACATAGTTCCGGATGTGGTGGATGCGGTTCCCGCTGGCACCGTGCAGGTCACCTACGGCGATGACCTTCAGGTGAGACAGGGCAACGAGCTGACCCCCACCCAGGTGAAGGATGTACCGAATGTCAGCTGGTCTGGGCTCGAGGGCAGGTCCAATTTGATCACCCTGCTTATGGTGGATCCCGATGCGCCGACTCGCCAGGATCCCAAGTTCCGTGAGATCCTGCACTGGGCTGTGGTCAACATTCCGGGCAGCAACATCGATCCATCCGGTGGTCATCCCCTGGCTGCCTATGTGGGTTCCGGTCCGCCGCAGGGCACTGGCCTGCATCGCTACATTTTCCTGCTCTACCGCCAGGAGAACAAGATCGAGGAAACGCCCACCATTTCCAATAC CACTCGTGCTGGTCGCTTGAACTTCAATGCTCGGGATTTCGCCGCCAAACATGGATTGGGTGCACCCATTGCCGCCAATTATTACCAGGCCCAGTTCGATGACTATGTTCTCGAGCGGAACAAAACATTCACCGGCTAG
- the LOC128257290 gene encoding AP-2 complex subunit mu, translated as MIGGLFVYNHKGEVLISRVYRDDIGRNAVDAFRVNVIHARQQVRSPVTNIARTSFFHIKRANIWLAAVTKQNVNAAMVFEFLLKIIEVMQSYFGKISEENIKNNFVLIYELLDEILDFGYPQNTDSGTLKTFITQQGIKSATKEEQMQITSQVTGQIGWRREGIKYRRNELFLDVLEYVNLLMSPQGQVLSAHVAGKVVMKSYLSGMPECKFGINDKIVMESKGRGLSGNSEAETSRSGKPVVVIDDCQFHQCVKLSKFETEHSISFIPPDGEFELMRYRTTKDISLPFRVIPLVREVGRTKMEVKVVLKSNFKPSLLGQKIEVKIPTPLNTSGVQLICLKGKAKYKASENAIVWKIKRMAGMKETQLSAEIELLETDTKKKWTRPPISMNFEVPFAPSGFKVRYLKVFEPKLNYSDHDVVKWVRYIGRSGLYETRC; from the exons ATGATCGGCGGCCTGTTCGTCTACAACCACAAGGGCGAGGTGCTAATCTCGCGAGTCTACCGCGACGACATCGGTCGCAATGCCGTGGACGCCTTCCGGGTCAACGTCATCCACGCCCGCCAGCAGGTCCGCTCGCCAGTGACCAACATAGCGCGGACCAGCTTCTTTCACATCAAG CGGGCCAACATTTGGCTGGCGGCTGTGACCAAGCAGAATGTGAACGCCGCCATGGTGTTTGAGTTTCTGCTAAAGATCATCGAGGTGATGCAGTCTTACTTCGGCAAGATCTCCGAGGAGAACATCAAGAACAACTTTGTGCTCATTTACGAGCTGCTGGACGAGATCCTTGACTTTGGCTACCCACAGAACACGGACTCCGGCACCCTGAAGACATTCATCACGCAACAGGGCATCAAGTCGGCCACCAAGGAGGAGCAGATGCAGATCACCTCGCAGGTCACCGGCCAAATTGGCTGGCGTCGCGAGGGCATCAAGTACCGGCGCAACGAGCTCTTCCTGGACGTTCTCGAGTACGTGAACCTGCTGATGAGTCCACAGGGTCAGGTTCTGTCCGCCCATGTGGCCGGCAAGGTGGTGATGAAGTCGTATTTGTCGG GCATGCCCGAGTGCAAGTTTGGCATCAACGACAAGATCGTGATGGAGTCCAAGGGACGCGGCCTCTCCGGCAATTCGGAGGCGGAAACCTCCCGCTCCGGCAAGCCCGTGGTGGTCATCGATGACTGCCAGTTCCATCAGTGCGTCAAGCTGAGCAAATTCGAGACGGAACACTCGATCAGCTTCATCCCGCCGGACGGGGAGTTCGAGCTGATGCGCTACCGCACCACCAAAGACATTTCGCTGCCATTCCGAGTCATTCCGCTGGTGCGCGAGGTGGGGCGCACCAAGATGGAGGTCAAGGTGGTGCTGAAGTCCAACTTCAAGCCCTCGCTGCTGGGCCAGAAGATCGAGGTGAAGATCCCCACGCCGCTGAACACCTCGGGCGTGCAGCTGATCTGCCTGAAGGGCAAGGCCAAGTACAAGGCCTCGGAGAACGCGATCGTGTGGAAGATCAAGCGCATGGCGGGCATGAAGGAGACGCAGCTCTCCGCGGAGATCGAGCTGCTCGAGACGGACACCAAGAAGAAATGGACCCGGCCGCCCATCTCCATGAACTTCGAGGTGCCGTTCGCGCCATCCGGCTTCAAGGTGCGCTACCTCAAGGTGTTCGAGCCCAAGCTGAACTACTCCGACCACGACGTGGTCAAATGGGTGCGTTACATCGGACGCAGCGGACTCTACGAGACGCGCTGCTAA
- the LOC128252105 gene encoding 26S proteasome non-ATPase regulatory subunit 6, which translates to MPAENLEEQGLEKNPNLELAQTKFLLTLAEYKQDAPLKAKLLEAIRTENMAPWYEHICTELGWAVDKDLLARMKENNRVEVEQLDAAIEDAEKNLGEMEVREANLKKSEYLCRIGDKTAAETAFRKTYEKTVSLGHRLDIVFHLIRLGLFYLDHDLITRNIDKAKYLIEEGGDWDRRNRLKVYQGVYSVAVRDFKAAATFFLDTVSTFTSYELMDYPTFVRYTVYVAMIALPRNELRDKVIKGSEIQEVLHGLPDVKQFLFALYNCQYENFYVHLAGVEKQLRSDYLIHPHYRYYVREMRILGYTQLLESYRSLTLQYMAESFGVTVDYIDQELARFIAAGRLHAKVDRVGGIVETNRPDNKNWQYQATIKQGDLLLNRIQKLSRVINI; encoded by the coding sequence ATGCCTGCCGAAaatctggaggagcagggccTGGAGAAGAACCCGAACCTGGAGCTGGCCCAGACCAAATTCCTGCTCACCCTGGCGGAGTACAAGCAGGATGCGCCTCTGAAGGCGAAGCTCCTGGAGGCGATTCGCACGGAGAACATGGCTCCGTGGTACGAGCACATCTGCACTGAACTCGGCTGGGCCGTGGACAAGGATCTGCTGGCACGCATGAAGGAGAACAACCGCGTCGAGGTGGAGCAGCTGGACGCGGCCATCGAGGATGCAGAGAAGAATCTGGGCGAGATGGAGGTGCGCGAGGCGAACCTAAAGAAGTCGGAGTACTTGTGCCGCATTGGCGACAAGACTGCGGCGGAGACAGCCTTCCGCAAGACCTACGAGAAGACCGTATCGCTGGGTCACCGCCTGGACATTGTGTTCCATTTGATCCGCCTGGGGCTGTTCTACCTGGATCACGATCTCATCACGCGAAATATTGACAAGGCCAAGTATTTAATTGAGGAAGGTGGCGACTGGGACCGGCGCAATCGACTGAAGGTCTACCAGGGCGTCTACTCGGTGGCGGTGCGCGACTTCAAGGCGGCGGCCACCTTCTTCCTGGATACCGTGAGCACTTTCACCTCCTACGAGCTGATGGACTACCCCACATTTGTGCGCTACACCGTGTACGTCGCGATGATCGCCCTGCCGCGCAATGAGCTGCGCGATAAGGTGATCAAGGGCTCTGAGATCCAGGAGGTGCTCCACGGCCTGCCCGATGTCAAGCAGTTCCTGTTCGCCCTGTACAACTGCCAGTACGAGAACTTCTACGTGCATTTGGCCGGCGTGGAGAAGCAGCTGCGCTCGGACTACCTCATCCATCCCCACTACCGCTACTATGTGCGCGAGATGCGCATCCTGGGCTACACCCAGCTGCTGGAGTCGTACCGCTCCCTCACCCTGCAGTACATGGCCGAGTCGTTCGGCGTCACCGTGGACTACATCGACCAGGAGCTGGCCCGCTTCATCGCCGCCGGACGACTGCACGCCAAGGTCGATCGCGTGGGCGGCATCGTGGAGACCAATCGGCCGGACAACAAGAACTGGCAGTACCAGGCCACCATCAAACAGGGCGATCTGCTGCTCAACCGCATCCAGAAGCTGAGCCGCGTGATAAACATCTAA